In Eucalyptus grandis isolate ANBG69807.140 chromosome 4, ASM1654582v1, whole genome shotgun sequence, the following proteins share a genomic window:
- the LOC120292577 gene encoding ankyrin repeat-containing protein NPR4-like, with protein sequence MSSDWPQPRASESIATLIGSGEDMTLTTWARVALVRSDEGSTFTAWTIWEKILKNRPEVIREGDDMGWTPLHYVAFRGNVEVVRLLLQQDTSTAYDLDKIGRSALLLAAYNGHLNVIDEIVKYCPDAWDSTSTKGQTVLHAAVNGGKVNVVKYILRVPNLEYLIKEQDTDGNTALHLAVLHKRYRIIVILAQDKRLDRLTSNKDHLTAFDIFKANDVDGPNAIPNAIEAFRVLKGSEGMPHYRDLIQGNGKKLEKQFVEGQPAVPITTGVIPAEEEDFRSKKGKSVEVQQIMAVLIATVTFTAVITMPGGYNNDGPNKGRAILSQSLPFLLFVTFDSGAFLFSTGALLMLYFGRFLSDRHHMVVHITDLFIFIASFMMMIAFFSSVFAVLSPPFEITLFMGPLCASPTLIAAYFQCRRFITVQQGPRRCP encoded by the exons ATGTCTAGCGACTGGCCACAACCAAGGGCTAGCGAGAGCATTGCCACTCTCATCGGATCTGGTGAAGACATGACCCTCACAACTtgggcgagggtggccctcgtcAGATCTGATGAGGGCTCGACCTTCACTGCTTGGACAA TTTGGGAGAAAATCCTGAAGAACAGACCAGAAGTGATCAGAGAAGGAGACGATATGGGTTGGACTCCTCTTCATTATGTTGCTTTCAGGGGCAACGTCGAAGTAGTTCGACTGCTCCTACAACAAGATACTTCTACGGCATATGACCTGGACAAAATCGGGCGATCCGCTCTTCTCCTTGCAGCATATAATGGCCACCTCAATGTCATTGACGAGATTGTTAAATACTGTCCAGATGCGTGGGACTCAACAAGCACCAAAGGCCAAACGGTCCTTCATGCGGCTGTAAACGGTGGAAAAGTGAATGTCGTCAAGTACATACTCCGAGTGCCAAATCTGGAGTATCTTATCAAGGAACAAGACACTGATGGAAACACCGCTCTGCATTTGGCTGTGCTTCATAAAAGATATAGAATTATAGTCATACTTGCGCAAGACAAGAGATTGGACCGTTTGACCTCAAATAAGGATCACTTGACTGCCTTTGACATTTTTAAGGCTAACGATGTG GATGGCCCCAATGCCATCCCCAATGCTATAGAAGCTTTTCGGGTGTTGAAAGGATCTGAGGGAATGCCGCATTATCGTGACTTGATTCAAGGAAATGGTAAGAAGTTAGAAAAGCAATTTGTTGAGGGGCAACCAGCTGTGCCAATTACCACAGGAGTAATTCCCGCAGAGGAAGAAGATTTCAGgtcgaaaaaaggaaaatctgtgGAGGTTCAACAAATAATGGCAGTGCTCATAGCCACAGTCACCTTCACCGCCGTCATTACGATGCCCGGAGGTTATAACAATGACGGACCCAATAAGGGGAGGGCGATTCTTTCGCAAAGCCTCCCTTTCCTACTTTTTGTGACATTTGACAGTGGAGCGTTCCTTTTCTCAACTGGGGCACTACTTATGCTATACTTTGGGCGTTTCTTGAGCGATCGCCACCACATGGTGGTCCACATCACAGActtattcattttcattgctTCATTCATGATGATGATCGCCTTTTTCAGTAGTGTGTTTGCTGTATTGAGCCCCCCGTTCGAAATTACGCTCTTTATGGGTCCCCTGTGTGCGTCTCCTACGTTGATAGCTGCTTATTTCCAGTGTCGCCGCTTCATTACTGTCCAACAGGGGCCGCGTCGCTGTCCCTGA